One Pectinophora gossypiella chromosome 21, ilPecGoss1.1, whole genome shotgun sequence genomic region harbors:
- the LOC126376869 gene encoding putative nuclease HARBI1, producing the protein MEEVLIGLAFIFCLKKKKKRRSYWMRRTLKAREHYSATKYLEDLGIDGCLNDFLRMNSSEFEFLLNLVGKNIAKQDTNWRKSINYTERFAVTLRFLATGCSYGSLGDVFKISHQLISMIIPEVCEALVEGLQEYLHMPTSAQEWLQVANKFFNLWNFPHCLGSIDGKHVAIQKPIGSGSEYYNYKGFYSVVLLALVDAEYNFLYVNIGCQGRITDGGVFANTLLRKKIIERNLNLPRDCPLPGRTTPVPYVFVTDDAFPLEKHLLKPFLGPQDNNTKERKFNYRTSRARRTVENAFGILSARFRVLRSIILLDPQKTTTLIMACVLLHNFLRKTKSSTIYAPPQYYDKENSDGTHTSGQWRSDTQQLTSLQPVETQTEDGKVIRNEFADYFSHQGLLDWASSYY; encoded by the exons ATGGAGGAAGTGCTAATAGGTTTGgcctttattttttgtttgaaaaaaaagaagaaaaggcGATCTTACTGGATGCGTCGAACTCTGAAAGCGAGAGAACATTACAGTGCTACAAAATATTTGGAGGATTTGGGTATTGATGGCTGTTTGAACGATTTTTTAAGAATGAACagttcagaatttgaatttctcCTGAATTTAGTCGGAAAGAATATTGCTAAGCAGGATACTAATTGGAGGAAATCTATAAATTATACAGAAAGATTTGCAGTTACATTAAGGTTTTTAGCAACCGGTTGCAGTTACGGTAGTCTTGGAGATGTGTTCAAAATATCACACCAACTTATAAGTATGATCATACCGGAAGTATGCGAGGCTCTCGTCGAGGGATTACAAGAATATTTACAC atgcCAACATCTGCTCAAGAATGGTTACAGGTTGCAAATAAATTTTTTAATCTGTGGAATTTTCCCCATTGCCTGGGAAGTATCGACGGAAAACACGTAGCCATACAAAAACCAATAGGAAGCGGAAGCGAATATTACAATTACAAAGGATTTTATAGTGTTGTTCTTTTAGCATTGGTTGACGCTGAATATAATTTTTTATACGTAAATATTGGGTGCCAAGGACGTATAACTGATGGCGGAGTATTTGCAAACACACTCttacgaaaaaaaataattgaacgtAATTTGAATTTACCAAGAGATTGCCCACTTCCAGGAAGAACCACACCTGTTCCTTATGTATTTGTAACAGATGACGCATTTCCGTTAGAAAAGCATTTGCTAAAACCTTTTCTAGGACCCCAGGACAACAATACTAAAGagagaaaatttaattatagaaCGAGCCGCGCAAGAAGAACGGTAGAGAATGCGTTTGGAATTTTGTCAGCCAGATTTAGAGTATTacgaagtataattttattagatcCACAAAAGACTACTACTTTAATTATGGCATGTGTGCTTCTACATAATTTTTTGAGGAAAACCAAATCAAGCACTATTTACGCCCCAcctcaatattatgataaggaAAATTCAGATGGTACGCATACTTCCGGACAATGGAGATCAGATACACAGCAGTTAACATCACTGCAACCAGTTGAAACACAGACAGAAGATGGGAAAGTAATAAGAAATGAGTTTGCTGATTATTTTTCACACCAAGGTTTACTGGATTGGGCTTCTAGCTATTATTAA
- the LOC126376789 gene encoding tropomyosin-1, isoforms 33/34-like — translation MAPCSKKDLEQKLKQALFELQASQEECKKLLEEHEESEAEVINVNNRILSLKNELTELDGRYKDLQHQRDYLQSVINSQDECRNNHEAALNRIRELEQQVAIAYNTIKAHEDEHSINESQQTMALYNELVRGENCQNNESMTIDLTSMSDKYSDDDEGCEETHKLRQENCELQRQLARLQQLYGNAQKEITEHIKATESLVINTERLESLVHDRNLELETLRAKTSSESSEDLQRGGLVVISGASPSTSAACTTLRETAPRVMCDTAPPNNEPPCAALPSVAPAGDVPPGAEPRRVRVRGASRRGASAAVPPSAAQAPAAPPPAAPPVNGHELTNDVSSKSDDTELAALQFDDRFVTSPVNILRPVNTSRVVTRCTLPRNTSNLHKRYLQKQKRWCREKAAKLKAIKVNFCKEK, via the exons ATGGCTCCCTGCAGCAAAAAGGACTTAGAACAAAAACTGAAGCAAGCCCTTTTTGAACTACAGGCGTCTCAAGAAGAATGCAAGAAGCTTCTAGAAGAACATGAAGAGAGTGAGGCAGAagtaattaatgtaaataatagaatactgtCTTTAAAGAACGAGCTCACCGAGTTAGATGGTCGGTATAAGGACTTGCAACACCAACGGGACTACTTACAATCCGTGATCAACTCACAGGATGAATGTCGAAACAACCATGAGGCTGCTCTAAATCGTATCAGAGAACTAGAGCAACAGGTTGCTATagcctacaatacaataaaagctcATGAGGACGAACATTCCATCAACGAGTCACAACAAACTATGGCGTTATACAATGAGTTAGTCCGTGGAGAAAATTGCCAAAATAATGAGTCCATGACCATAGATCTTACCTCAATGAGTGATaaatatagtgatgatgatgaaggttgtGAAGAAACACATAAATTGAGACAAGAAAATTGTGAGCTCCAACGCCAATTAGCACGTTTACAGCAATTATATGGGAATGCACAGAAGGAAATCACTGAACACATCAAGGCAACAGAGTCCCTGGTTATTAATACGGAACGGCTTGAGTCTCTGGTGCACGACCGAAACCTGGAGCTGGAAACACTCCGCGCCAAAACAAGCAGCGAGTCTAGCGAGGATTTGCAGCGCGGGGGGTTGGTCGTAATTTCTGGAGCCTCACCGTCCACTAGCGCCGCATGTACCACGCTGCGCGAGACCGCTCCGCGAG TGATGTGCGACACCGCACCGCCCAACAACGAGCCGCCGTGTGCCGCGCTGCCGAGTGTCGCGCCGGCCGGTGATGTGCCGCCGGGAGCCGAGCCGCGGAGGGTCAGAGTCCGCGGAGCCTCGAGGCGCGGGGCGTCAGCGGCAGTGCCGCCTTCCGCGGCGCAAGCGCCTGCGGCGCccccgcccgctgcgccgccag TAAATGGACATGAACTGACTAATGATGTCTCCAGCAAGAGCGACGATACCGAACTAGCTGCACTTCAATTTGATGATCGTTTCGTAACA TCACCTGTAAATATACTACGCCCCGTCAACACCTCTCGAGTTGTGACTAGATGCACCCTTCCCAGGAATACGTCGAATTTGCATAAGAGGTACCTGCAGAAACAAAAACGATGGTGTAGGGAGAAAGCTGCAAAACTCAAGGCAATCAAAGTCAACTtctgtaaagaaaaataa
- the LOC126376886 gene encoding uncharacterized protein LOC126376886 — MSGFTWSNENVITLIELFQERQVLWNTQMDEYKDRNKKHDAWMQIAAEFNLDKQAIEKKMRSLIGQFQRECKKPKSGAGADDIPKWFAYKKLLFLKDRNKPEETVDGGLSVNETESEKQISDTNTDSGVPNEKPFTAPKTFRKRFRPQVTEDKTSEEALKLLKEMYESRRERDETDIFGEYVARKLKEIKNTHARNTAQYHINNILFSASTGEYDWPTNTMERPSNAAGAFGYNSVPSPSTSSVNISTDSREYINTPSPSTSLDKTSITNVPQFSEDSTQSFDDLLQSIQNK, encoded by the exons ATGTCTGGTTTTActtggagtaatgaaaatgtgaTCACATTGATTGAACTATTTCAAGAGAGACAAGTCTTGTGGAATACGCAGATGGATGAATACAAGGATCGAAATAAAAAACATGACGCGTGGATGCAAATTGCGGCTGAATTTAATTTAGATAAACAGgcgattgaaaaaaaaatgcggTCACTTATAGGCCAATTTCAGAGAGAGTGTAAGAAGCCTAAATCAGGTGCGGGGGCTGACGATATACCTAAATGGTTTGCGtataaaaaacttttatttttaaaagatcgAAATAAGCCAGAAGAAACTGTTGATGGGGGATTGTCG GTCAACGAAACTGAAAGCGAAAAACAAATAAGTGACACTAATACTGACTCCGGCGTACCAAATGAGAAGCCATTCACTGCCCCGAAAACATTTCGTAAAAGATTCAGGCCACAAGTTACAGAAGATAAAACATCAGAGGAAGCTTTGAAACTCTTAAAAGAAATGTATGAGAGTAGACGCGAGAGAGACGAAACTGATATTTTTGGAGAATATGTCGCAAGAAAACTTaaagaaatcaaaaatactCATGCCAGAAATACCGCGCAAtatcatattaataatattttgttcagTGCTTCCACGGGAGAATATGATTGGCCAACCAATACGATGGAGAGACCCAGTAATGCTGCTGGTGCTTTCGGATACAACAGTGTACCAAGTCCATCCACTTCTTCGGTTAATATTAGCACTGATAGCAGAGAATATATCAATACACCAAGTCCATCCACTTCATTGGATAAAACTTCAATTACCAACGTCCCACAATTCAGTGAAGATTCTACGCAATCATTTGATGATTTGTTGCAATCAATCCAAAACAAATGA